The Zygosaccharomyces rouxii strain CBS732 chromosome G complete sequence genome contains a region encoding:
- a CDS encoding CAP domain-containing protein (some similarities with uniprot|P36110 Saccharomyces cerevisiae YKR013W PRY2 Protein of unknown function, has similarity to Pry1p and Pry3p and to the plant PR-1 class of pathogen related proteins) — translation MLFLPAIVASLGLANAAVVTVTNHVHADALVSVQGILYVENGQTRTTFVTEGGAQPTSVSNQISSSVVAVPATPSGSQATESSSTPASGSVTVITETAGSPASTSGSAAPSTSGSSSSSGSAAPSSSESAPAPSTSGSVAAQSFSEPSSTSASASATPSVSQVPNAAFASASSSSSSSAPASTSSAATTTLSPSSSSQAPSSASSAAPSSASSSAAPSSSGSSDFQNTMVDRHNDKRSQHQSTGSLEWDDELANYAQNYADKYDCSGDLVHSNGPYGENLAVGYDDEGTIDAWYDEIKKYSFSDPVFSESTGHFTQLVWKSSTKVGCGSKQCGGSVGKYIICNYNPAGNFIGDFSQNVLPTL, via the coding sequence ATGCTCTTTTTACCTGCAATTGTCGCCTCATTAGGCCTTGCCAACGCTGCTGTCGTTACTGTGACTAACCACGTCCACGCAGATGCTCTTGTATCGGTGCAAGGTATCCTTTACGTGGAAAATGGTCAAACAAGAACTACTTTTGTCACTGAAGGTGGTGCTCAACCAACTTCCGTTTCCAACCAAATCAGTTCATCAGTTGTTGCAGTCCCTGCTACTCCTTCTGGTAGCCAAGCCACTGAATCTTCTAGCACACCTGCAAGTGGATCAGTTACCGTGATAACTGAAACTGCCGGATCTCCTGCTTCCACCTCCGGCTCAGCAGCTCCATCCACTTCTGGATCTTCTTCCAGTTCCGGCTCAGCAGCTCCATCCAGTTCCGAATCAGCTCCTGCTCCATCCACCTCCGGATCAGTTGCTGCTCAATCTTTTTCTGAACCATCTTCTActtctgcttctgcttctgCCACTCCATCAGTATCTCAAGTTCCAAACGCTGCTTTCgcttctgcttcttcctcatcctcatcttctgcACCAGCTTCTACTTCAAGTGCAGCTACTACCACCTTGAGCCCATCTTCCTCTAGCCAAGCACCATCAAGTGCTTCATCCGCTGCACCATCAAGTGCTTCCTCATCCGCTGCACCATCCAGTTCTGGTTCTTCCGATTTCCAAAACACGATGGTTGATCGCCACAATGACAAGCGTTCTCAGCATCAATCTACTGGCTCATTGGAATGggatgatgaattggcCAACTACGCTCAAAACTACGCTGATAAATACGACTGTTCTGGTGATTTGGTCCATTCTAATGGTCCATACGGTGAAAACTTGGCTGTCGGTTATGACGATGAAGGTACTATCGATGCTTGGTACGATGAAATTAAGAAGTACAGCTTCAGTGACCCAGTCTTCTCCGAATCAACTGGTCACTTTACTCAATTGGTCTGGAAGTCTTCTACTAAGGTCGGTTGTGGTAGTAAGCAATGTGGTGGTTCCGTTGGTAAGTACATCATTTGCAACTATAACCCAGCTGGTAACTTCATTGGAGATTTCTCTCAGAACGTTCTCCCAACCTTATAA